The genome window AGATGTGAGGATAGTTAGTTGGAATATTAATGGTATACGATCAGCTTTAAAGAAGAATTTATTGGATTTCATAGAAAATAATATGTTCGAAATTGTAATGTTTCAAGAAACTAGAGGTGATATAGTTCCCCTTGATTTTATTATGATGGGTTATGAAGTAATTTCATTTCCAGCTAAGAGAAAAGGATATAGTGGGGTAATGACATTAACTAAGATAAAACCCATAAATGTGATTAAAGGTCTCCAAATTAAGGAATTCGATGATGAAGGGAGAACGATTACTTTGGAATTAAAGGACTTCTATGTAGTTAATGCGTATTTTCCTAGGGCCGGAGATAACTTACAAAGGCTTGATTTTAAACTCAGATTTAATAATGAAATTGAGAACTTTGTTCTTAAATTAAGAAAAGTTAAACCGGTGATACTTTGTGGAGATTTCAACATTGCACATCAGAGCATTGATGGGGCTTTTTCTGATCCAACAATTCCCGGACTTACACCACAAGAGAGAGCTTGGTTCTCTCATTTTCTCTCTTTAGGTTTTATAGATACTTTTAGATATCTACATCCAAATGATAGAAAATACAGTTGGTGGAGCTATATTGGAAATGCTAGAGAAAAGAATTTGGGACTAAGATTAGATTATTGTATAGTATCGGAAGACTTAAAAGACAGAATAAAAGCGGCTGATATTTTGATAGATGTGCAAGGTTCAGATCATGCACCTATTATCTTAGAACTAGTGTAAGTTATATTCTATAGTAGTATAGATGGTTCTAGCGTTAGTTCTTTGTAATAACATATCATACAAAAGGTTAACTAACCATGATGGTATATTATTTATTTTAGGCAGTATAATGTACTGCCTAGCGAGTTTTAGATAATTTAAGTAATTTCCTCTGCCCATTTGAAATTCTTCTATTGCTTTTTCTATTATCTCATAATACTCTTTAGGATATACGTAGCTATCGAATAGAAGCTTATAGCCAGTTGCGCCTAAGGCAAATACATCCATACTAGGTAATGCCCCTTTATTCTTTAGCATTGCAGCTTCTATTTGATCAATAGGGCAATAGAATTCTGTAAATTCAGTTACACTTTCACCTATTCTTCTAGCTGATCCTAAGTCTCCTAATTTGACTATAACTTTACCAGTAATTAAGTTACTAAGTATTTCTTTCTCTTCATTACCAGGAAATTTACTGAAATAGATATTTTGTGGCTTTATATCTAAATGAACATAACCAGATGAATGAATAACATCTAATGCCTTTGCAACATCTTTAATTATTATAGCTACTATTTTATACCAATATTTACTTTTCCTTATATTTATAAATTGTAGAGCATTACCGCCCTCCATTAATTCCATTACTATATAAGGCGGTCTAGTGAGGTAAAGATAACTATCCCCTTTCTCCATTTTCATTATATTGCTAATATCTATTTCACTAATCACAAATAATTGTACTACGTTTTGGGTCTTGCTTCCAATCTCTTGTAAATTTATGAATTCTTTACTAAGATAAAATATTACATTATTAGCATCACTCCTAGTCTGTCCAGGAACGCTTTTGCCAATCTTCGGGATTTTCATCGCATATAATGTATTTCCCCTTCTGACTTTTAACACGTACGAGCTTCCGCCTATGGCTATTAAATCAATAACTTCATAATCATTTATCTTGTTTCCTATCCATAATTTTGGATCCCAATTGCTAATATCTGGTATCTTATTAATCTTTGTGAAATAAATTTCTAATAAATTATTACTTATAATTCCACTTCTCGGCTTGGGTATATATGTACTATATCCTTCTAAAACATTATCAACATAGAAACTGGGGTTCTCCTTGTTGACTTTTACTTTCGCTTGAGATCCTGAGAAAGTGTATTTTTGTCCCTCAATGTTAATGTGCCACTTTAAATTATCTGGCAAGCCATAGACTTTTATTAAGACTGTCCTTGGGTTTACCCTCCACACTAATAATTGTGCAATATTACCTAGTTCATAGAATCCTATTAAAACCCAGTTCATTAGAAATTTTGGAATCAATTCTACTAGAAAGAGATCACATGCATACAATATGATATAAGATGTAGATAACGTAATGGCTAAAATTCCATATTTTTTTAGCGTCTTGTATTTATAAGCCTTATAAAGGAATATAGAACCTAATAAATAAGATATTGCAGAAAGTGGTAATAAAGAAGGCTTCAATATAAAAGGAGAGTATAACGTAAATGTATAAAGTATTCCAGCTAATGTAGAATATCCAATTGAAGAAAGTGAGCCTAAGGCTATCCCATATAATATATATCCAAGAACGGGAATGATAGTAGAGACCAATATGCCATATCTAGCAAGGACGAATCTTACTTCATTTCCTTTTATCCCTCGTCTCATTATTTTCGTGTATGAGCTATAAGTTAAAAATCCTTATTATCGTCCTTGAATGAAATTGACAGGAATGAAATATTCCAAATAATTATTTTCCATCAGATGATTAGGTCTTATTATTCTTTAGGTTCATAATGGTAATGGTATATTTATTTGTCCAAGTAAAAATTAACGCAACATATTTCCCTTTAAATTTTTGTGTCTAAGTAAAATTTATTAATCGAAAGTTAAGAGTGGTAATATCGAAAGAAAGCAGGTCTTTGTAAGGGAAACTTCTGGCCTCATAAAGCAAGTATCCCTTACTGATGCGGTAATGCTCAATTTAGCTAACATGTCAATAGGCATAGCCTTGTTCCAATCCATATCTCCATACATAACACAAGGTGGAGTACTATGGATAGCATCATTGATAGGTATGTTTTTAGCGTTATCCCAAGCGCTAGTTTATACCATATTCAATAGGAAAATTGGTAGAACTGGTGGGGATTACGTATGGATTTCAAGGAGTCTAGGTGGGACAATTGGCACAATTTTCGCAGTAGCATATTTTTTGTAGTAGCTTCCTGAAAATGACGCATAGTAGATAATGTTTAGTTTTTTCAATGTAGAATTTAAGGTGTATTTATACTGTATATGCTTAGACTATTTACGATTACTTAAATCTTCTTGAAGAGAATCTATGTTAATATTTAAGGTTTAAGGAATTTGAGGTAAATTTACGTAAAGTACTACTTTTGGAATCCACTGCATTTTATGCTATCATCTCATTCTTCTCAGCATCGTCAATCAACTCTGTATTACTAACAATTGGCTATCTTAATCATCAAAATACATTAATTTATTAGCAGAAAATATAATAGTTAATCCTTATTCTAACCCAACACTTCAGCAAAGGTTAGTATTCTATGTTATTTCAGCACTTGCATTTGGAATAATAGTACTTATAAATATTCTGCACTCTAAATGGGGATATAAGTTAGTAACAAGCCTGGGGATTTTCTCGATCCTTACTGTAATAATTGCAATGATCGTAATTGCAATCAACAGTAATCATTTTAATTCCTCTGTATTACCTCTACTTAAAGACTTTAATGTAACTGTGCCGTCAAACTTGCCTAAGACCATATTACCTTACTCAATATCATTACCAGCTACACTTTCTCTTTTACCTCTATTTGCTCTCTATACGTATCCTTGGATGAACGCAGGTCCCGCTGTAGCTTCTGAGTTTAGAGGAGACAGAGTCTCTAAATTTAATGTGTTCTTCTCTCTATTAATTACTGGAATTTTAGTAACATTAGGATTTCTTGAAATGGATGTTGTTGTGGGGTATTACTTTAATTTAAATGCTTATCCATCTGTAATTTATAACTTTTGGACAGTAGCTATGGCGTTATCCTTAAATCCAATAATACAATGGATATTGGGACTTGGGTTAATACTCTGGAATTACTTCGTCTTATCATATGGCGTCCTAGTATTTTCAAGATACGTATTTGCCTTATCGTTTGATAGAGTATTACCTGAAAAATTCTCGCAACTTAACGCACATGGATCTCCAGTTTACGCTCACATCTTAGACATAACACTAACGCTACTATTCCTCTTAATTCCAGTATTTTCAATAGATGCACCGTATCACTATATGGTGCGTCTATAGTTGGAATGTTATATTTCCTAGCAGTAGGTATTTCAGCCATAACATTTGGGCAAAAGAGTAAAAGTAAGTTAATGAGGATTGCAGGTATTCTAATGACGATCTATTTCATATATCTGACCTATGAAGCTGCAACAAATCCCCTATTCGGTTTCTCAACAACAACTGGTGTTAATATTATTACTTTGTCATTTGTGCTAGGGTCTTTCGTATCCGGCATAATAATATGGAGTATAATGAAGTACATTAATTCCAAGTAAGGAATAGATCTATCATTAACCTTTAAAGAAATTCCTCCAGAGTAGGTCAAATATTTTCTCAGAAAACATTATCAATTTCTCAACATCTTTTCCATCAAGCTCTAAGGGTATTGAATATCCTAACCTAATTTTGATCTCATCTAACAATCTGATGCTATCCCTTTCTTTAATTCTAATTTCTGCAAGTCTATCATTATTCGAATATCTTGATATTACTCTAAAAAGCGCATCAAAATCAAGATACCACGGTATGTCAGCTCCTAACTTGATTAAGGTCGCATTTAATATCAAGTATAGGGACTCTTCGGCAGCAATAGCTGCTATTTCATAAAAGCCTGAATTAAAATTAAATTTTGATGCACGTAAAAGTTCATTTGCTTTTTGCAATAATGGTTCTAGGTTCATAATATTAACAATTAAATTACGCTTTTTAATTTTCTTTACACTTAACCTTTACTTTATGGACATTTTATCAATAATTTCCTTTGGCATCTCAGTTGATTTCCAAATTTTTGGATTAATTGCTATCTGTATTACGTATCCTTCAGTTGTCAGTTCTCCATCCCTTAAAATCCTAAAGTCAAACCTTATTGTTTTGCTAGTTAAGATTTTTTGGCTCAATAAAATAGTAAGCTTATCCCCTAACTTAACTGGTTTATGATAAACTGCATGGGATTCCAATATAACAAACCACAAATTTTCATTGACTATAGGATATGGTATTCCAACTTTTTCTCTAACAAATTTTTCTATAGTATTGGTAAAAAATCTATAATATGCAGCATAGTGTGCTATACCTTGCGCGTCAGTATCATAGATTCTAACTACGTCTTCAAAAACGTATTCTATATTCTCCATACTCTATGCGTTATTTATTATGGTTTTTATCTTTTTACTCAAAAACGTAATCATGATTTAGGAAATATAGCAACTATTGTAAGATCACTGAATTCATAGTTTTCGTTCAATAACGAAACTAAGTCATCATAATCCCTTCTTCTTTCATCATCATAACTAAGTTTCTCAAAGATCACTATTCTACAGTTTAAATTATTATCATAAAGGAATTTAGCTATTTTTTGTGGTCCATCTTTATAAGGTTCTGGTATTACCACAGCTACACGGCCCATTTTCAATATGTTAAGAAGATCATTCAAGGATTTCGATATGTCTCCCCTTACATGTAAGGTTACAAAACCGATAAAACTTATGTCAAGACCTAGTCTAGAAAGTGCAATATTTAGAGATGATACTCCAGAGATTATGTGTACTTTGACATCTTTACTTGCGGCTATATTCTTTATTTTTTCTACGAATTGCCAGTCGGATACAGAAGGATCTCCATGATCAAGTATTGCAACATTCTCAGTTTTTCCCATTTCAATAATCTCTTCTAGTGTTTCTCTCTCTTTTTTATAAGTTAATACTACCGTTCGTTTGCCTTCCAATATTGGCCGAAATCTTTCTAAAACTGATTCCCATCCAGCAACTATTGAGCTATCCTTTATAGCCTTATATCCCTTTAATGTTATGTATTCGGGATCACCGGGACCGACTCCAATTATGTAAACTGGAATTTCACTCACCTTCATAAGTTGCTACTGCAATAGTGGAATTTCTACTTATTGCAATTTTCCTCAATATTAGTTTTGAGTTACTTCCGCCAGCTATTAGGGCCGAAATTTCAGCTACTCCTTTTAAACCAACTTGAGTAAGGGTTTTACTCGGAGGAGTAAGACATGGATTTGTAAAACTGTTTATCTCCTCTTCATTTACTAATCTAAATTTAACGTTAAATTCATCAGCTATTTTCTTGACTTCTTCTCGAATAGACGCAATAATGCCAATCCTCTCTCTTTTCAGATTGAGCCTTTCTAACACATTGAATACTCCATTTTTAATCTCATCTAATTTTACGTCCTTTTTAGACCCTATACCTATGGATATCTTTAACGGCTTAAGCCATACAACTATCTTATCCTTATACTCCTTATTGTTATTCAACGATATTATGTAATTACACTCCTCACTATTTACCTTAATATTGTCAGGGAATTTAACGTTAATATCAACACCATCTAAGCAAACATACTCATCTCTCAGTAATGCTGCGTTTATCTTGACAATATTTTCTGGATTTAATATTTTAGCAACAAGAATGTTCGCTATTCTTTCAACACTTAACTTGCCTTTTAATTCAGCTGCTGTAGTTATTATTGGTGTAGAGTTTAAGATTATAGATAAGTCTCTTGCGACATCATTAGCACCCCAATGTCCACCAAGAAGGGGTATAACGTAATTTATCTTATCGTCAATACATATTATTGCAGGATCTTCAGTCTTAGATTTTGCGTATTTACAAATAATTCTTGTGGCTCCTTCTAGTGCCATTACAAATATAATTGCATCGTAACATCTCCATACTGTTTCGACATTTGCATCTTTATACTTAAAATGTACCACAGGTATCTCAAAATTTTTCAGCTTTTCCTTAATTATCTCACCTGCATTAAAACCATCTTCAGAAGCTGAGATTATGGCAATTCCTCGCCATAAGTTTTCTATCATTATTAATCTTCCTCTACTTTCCAAGGCCTATATGAATGATTATGCTTAGGATCATATACACTAGATCTCACCATATTCTTGATATGCTGTGGGTCTGCAGCAAGTCCTACTATTATCACTGAATCCCTATATATCTTAGCTTCTCTAACCTTACTTACGATATCAGCTAAAGTCCCTTTGATTATCTTTTGCTCAGGCCAAGTTGCACGATAAACCACTATTACTGGAGTATCATCAGTTAATCCTGCTTCCTTTAGATCGTTAACAACTCTATCAATGATATGTATTCCAGTATAGATTACCATAGTAGCTCCGATCTTTACCATTTTGGCAAAATCTTTTATAGAACCTTGCATTGGGACTCTTAATGAGGCTCTTGTTATAATAACAGTTTGGGAAAGCTTAGGGACCGTTAATTCAATCGGTATTACAGAAGCTGCAGCTATTGCTGCTGTAATACCTGGTATAACTTCAAATGGGATCCCAGCAGCTTCTAATGCCCACATCTCTTCAAATAACGCTCCATAAATTGATGAGTCCCCGGATTTGAGTCTAGCAACCAGTTTTCCCTCACTTGCTTTTTTGACCATTATTTCTACTATCTCATTTAAAGTAAGCGATGAACTATCGTATATTTCAGCATCTTTTCGGGACCATTTCAATATTTGTGGATTTACAAGGGAACCCGCATAGACTATTACATCAGCAGTTTCTATATACTTCTTAGCCTTCACTGTAATTAGTTCCGGATCTCCTGGACCAGACCCTATGAAAACTACTTTTCCTACCATTATATCACCTTTTCTTTCTCAAAGCTATTATCATCGAAAAATAATCCTTTTCATTAATAATCTCTTTTTCCATATTAACTAACTTCTCCTCATTCATAAAACATCTTCTAGCATAAATTAAGTCATATTTTTTAGAAAGTACTTGAGTTATTTCCTTAATGTTTTCATTAGCTTTAAGTACTACTATAGTCTCGAATATTTCGCTAGCTTTTTCAATAGAATCTAGTCTTGAAGCTGGTATTATACTTATTGAATCATCAGAATTCGCTAAAGATATCATGGCTTTCGAGGCACATGCAGTTATGGAAGAAACGCCGGGAATAATTTCTACGTTAATATTACATGGCAATTTATCTTTTATCCTAAAGAATGTGCTATATAACGTGGGATCACCTAAGGTGACAAAAGCAGTGTCCCCTTCACTTTCATTACAGATCTTCTCTCCTATCTTTTTCAACTCATTTTCATTAACGTCCTTTGCCATGGGAAAGCCTAATAGAACTATCTTTGAATTGCTGTTAGCATATTTCTTAACTATGTTCTCTGCAATACTTCTATTGGTTCCAGTGGAGTATGGAACGAAGATAGTTTTAACTTCCTTAAGGATTTTAGCTCCTTTTATAGTAATTAACTCTTCATCACCGGGTCCTAAACCAATCACGTAAAGTTTCATTGTTTTTCACCAGAAATTATAAATATTGGATTTCTCGCTAGCATTGCAGTACCTACCTTGGTTTTCATACCTTTTGCAATGATTACTTCTGTTATCTCTATATTAGTGAATCCAATGTTCTCCATTGCAGATACGGCATTATTTACAGTTTCTAATAGTATAGCATCAATAACAATCCTTCCACCCTTCTTTATCATTCCCCATGAGGCTGATACAATTTCCTTAATTTTCTCTGACCCACCTCCAATAAAAATCCTATCAAACTTCTCATTAATCATAAACAATACCTCTGGTGCTTCACCTTTAATGAGAACTATATTGTTTAAGACTCCGAATTTTTCAGCATTTCGTCTAGTTAAGTTAATTGCTTTCTCTTCTTTATCTATACCGTAAACTTTCCCATCACTTCCAACTAGTAATGAAGCCTCTACAGTAACGCTTCCCGTGCCACATCCAATATCTAAGACTGTATCACCTTTTCTTATCCTCAATTTGGATAAAGCCAAAGCTCTTATCTCCTCTTTAGTCATTGGTATTTCCTCATCTCTCTCAAAGAAGTTATCCGGAATTCCCGGTACAATGTAGTTCCATTCCATTTAACATCCCACCCTACTTAAAGATTCTCCATCGTAATCGAAAATAATTACGCAAAAGTTTATATCATCATTAAAACTTTTTATCCTACTCAATATTTTCTCCGCTACAATTTTCATTACCTTTCTCCTCTGCTCCTTTGTCATATACGTGAAAGCCTCTTCAACTGATAAAGCGTTTGATATTTTAATTAGAACATCATAGGGAAGTCCTGCTAGAACTGAAGCGTGAGTTAATGACTCCAGTCTAGCGTCACCTTGTGAATAATGAGTGTTGAAAATACCTGCATATACTTTAAGAAGTTTTGCAGGTAATCCAGCTAGTATTATCTTCTTGAAAAGACTACTCGCTAACTTTATCGAATCTCCTATCCTATCCCCTACTTTTATAATACTGGTACTGTCAAATAACTCTGATGCGTACTTTGCTGCAGAATTTCCTGGGGCAATTACTACGAAGTCATAAGACTGCTTAATTACGTTAAGCTCACATTTAATATGCTCTAAGTAATCCTCATCGCTAATTGGCGTCTCAATACCCGTAGTACCTAGTATTGAGATTCCACCTACTATTCCAACCATTTTATTTAAGGTATTTTCAGCAAGGCTTTCTCCATTTGGTACCTCAATTAATATCTGTATTCCTTTATCTGTAACTTCCCTTATTGCGTTAATTATCATATCCTTTACAGTAGGACTTATAGCCATCTCCCCCATAGTTGCCTTTAATCCACTTCTGGTAACTTTACCAACCCCCTTTCCTCCAACTATAACGATTTCATTATTCTCATTTAATTTAACGCAACATCTAATTACTAATCCATCTAGTATATCTGGATTATCTCCAGAAAATTTCTTAACTTCCGCACATGCAATTTCATTCTGTATCTCAACTTTTTCCACTGGTATTTCAAGTCTTAATCCTATAGGCGTGGGTATTACTACCGTGCTTCTTTTCTCTTTATTAAGTAATCCTATAACGGCTGCCTTTGCGGCTGCAGAAGCTGCTGCTCCAGTGGTTATTCCAAATCTTTTCAAAGAGTTTATTATCATAGTTCATATTTCCTCTCGTAACCTCTTGGCGTTATCATGTAGTTTTTATAGCTATATGTAAGCGAGTTTCCTATTATCATCGTAGTAGTCATACCTATTTCATTCATATGCTCTTTCCATGATGATAAGGTTGTGATTACTATGTTCTCATTATTCCTATATGCACTCTTAACTAACCCTACTGGGGTATTTGGCTTCCTATATTTTGAAACTATATCCATAACTTCAATTAATAAATTCTCATTAATTAAATTATAAAATACTATTACGAAATCACCCTCTGCAGCCTTAGTTACTTTATGTAAAATTTCCTCTCGTGGTATTAACAGATCACTTAAGCTTATTACGACGAAGTCGAGAGAAAGAGGACTTCCCAATCTTGCAGCAGCTGCCAGCGCAGCAGTTACTCCAGGTATTACTTCAACGTCTAAATCCAATTTTCTTCTGGCGATCAAGTCAAAAACCAAACCTGCCATTCCATAGACTTGAGGATCGCCACTAGATACTAAGGCAACTGTATTGTTGGAATCTAAGGCTTTTTCTATTGCAGTATTAGCCCTAAATACTTCCTCTTTCATTCTAGCCCCTATTACTTCCTTTTTGCCATCTAGGACGTCAGATATTAACCTTAAGTACGTATTATATCCAATTATTACGTTTGACTTTTCCAAAACTTCTTGTGCCCTTATAGTTCTTTGATCTTTTGATCCCGGTCCGATTCCAACAATATATAATTTCCCCAATTTCATCCCTCCATTGCCATTTTGATAATTTCATTAATAATTGCCACTGCTATACCGCTCCCACCGTAAGTTCCCGTTAACACTACAGATGGAATTTTACTCTCAACTAATGCTTTCTTGGACTCCTCAGCGTTGGTGAAGCCTGGTGGCGTTGCTACGATAAATGGTATATCAACTCCTTGTTTAATTAATTTAATCGTCTCGATAAGTGCAGTGGGAGCGTTTCCTATGACAACTACCTTACCACCTTGTCCGACTGATAATCTCATAGCAGCTGCAGCTCTAGTTATTCCTAACGTCTTCGATAGTTCCTTTGTCCTTTCGTCATCTATCATACAAGTAACCTTTTTCCATCTAATACCTACAGCTACCATTTTCACATCAGTTACAATTTCACTTCCAGCCCTTATTGCCTCAATTCCCATATCTAAGTTAGTTACCTTTAAATATCTCGCTATTTCTGGGTTTCCAGATGCGAAAATGGCTTTGCCTATTACTCTTTTTTCCCTCTCATCTTTAACGTCCAAATTTGATAGAATATAGTTCATACTTCTCTCTTCGATTTCGTAAGGATCCTCTATATATTCGAGAGTTGGTAAAACGTCTAGTGCTCTTGCCAATCTATAATACAGTGCCAATCCAATTAAGGGTGATGATGAAAGTGGCTCAGTAACGTACAATTCTACTTCCTTTCCACTTACCTTACCTAATTCCCAACTGTTTAATTTTTGAATTCCTAACTCGCCCATTATATCTCTAAAGACGTGATTTCCTCTTCCTAAAAACACTAACCCTATTATTACCCTCCTATACCCTTCTTTAATGATCTCATTTAATAATGATCTCCAATCAGGTTTGGCGAATTCATTGTAAGTTAAATATATGGGTATTGAAATCTTATCTTTTAAGTAATTTATCATACCTTCAATATCATTATTATACGTCTCTCTTCTTGAACCATGGCCTATTAGCATTATTGCAGTATTGGATTGTCTATCCACATATTCATTTCTTTCATCTAGTATTTAAGGATTGTTAATATATGCGTTTATAACTCGTTTATGATCTACCAGATAATATTGCACATCTTAAGTTAAGGCTGTTATAATACCAGTTAACATTAGAACTCAATCCTTATCGTGCTAATAAGTGACATATACTATAATAATAAAAGAGAAAATTGAATAGTAATAACCTAGTTCAATTCTGATAAACTATAATTAGTAGTTGCTACTCTTGTCGATATAGCCAATAGAAGTTCCAGTTATTTATATTATTAATCCTATATATTACACTAAGGTGATAATAAGGTGATAACGAACGGAGATTTATAAAGTACAAATGTGTATAACGTAGATAATACTAAATACTTTATTAATTTATACCGTATATATCATGGTTTTTTGTCCGTATTCATAATATGAGGGATTTGATCTACGTACATATCTAGATATCTTTAATAAAAATCAGTTTCAATACAATGGAGCTTGTTAATGTATTTAAGAACATTTTTGACACCAATTAAGCCAGACTTCTAGTGGGTCTCTGATCTCAATCATAGAACGTAAAGCTTCTGATATTATTAAGTTAATTATTGCACCGTTTCCATCCGAATCTTTCCTCGTACTCTTTTACTTTAGTCATAGAAGTGGACTGGTTTTTGTCTAATGGTATCAATCCAATTATCTTATCTCCATCGTAAATGTACATGAAGTACCTATCATCTACTAGTACTAATCTATAGCAGAACATTTTTAATATATATATTGCTTATCTTGATAATAAAAATCTAACAGGAATAGTGTTATAAAGATAACTTGCCATGTTGTCTATTATTTTCTCTTTTACCATTTTTCCATTTGACCAGCTAAACAGAGAAGGTTCTAAGTAACAAGCAAGAGCACATGCGTTACAATTTTCATATTTCTCCCAAGGATAAGTATTCCATAATTTTACTATATTAACCTCCCAGACTTTCTCAGTTCCACTATACTCATTTAACACGTAGCAAGGGAGGACTATTCTACCTTGTGG of Sulfolobus sp. E5-1-F contains these proteins:
- a CDS encoding precorrin-3B C(17)-methyltransferase; its protein translation is MKLGKLYIVGIGPGSKDQRTIRAQEVLEKSNVIIGYNTYLRLISDVLDGKKEVIGARMKEEVFRANTAIEKALDSNNTVALVSSGDPQVYGMAGLVFDLIARRKLDLDVEVIPGVTAALAAAARLGSPLSLDFVVISLSDLLIPREEILHKVTKAAEGDFVIVFYNLINENLLIEVMDIVSKYRKPNTPVGLVKSAYRNNENIVITTLSSWKEHMNEIGMTTTMIIGNSLTYSYKNYMITPRGYERKYEL
- a CDS encoding precorrin-8X methylmutase, producing the protein MDRQSNTAIMLIGHGSRRETYNNDIEGMINYLKDKISIPIYLTYNEFAKPDWRSLLNEIIKEGYRRVIIGLVFLGRGNHVFRDIMGELGIQKLNSWELGKVSGKEVELYVTEPLSSSPLIGLALYYRLARALDVLPTLEYIEDPYEIEERSMNYILSNLDVKDEREKRVIGKAIFASGNPEIARYLKVTNLDMGIEAIRAGSEIVTDVKMVAVGIRWKKVTCMIDDERTKELSKTLGITRAAAAMRLSVGQGGKVVVIGNAPTALIETIKLIKQGVDIPFIVATPPGFTNAEESKKALVESKIPSVVLTGTYGGSGIAVAIINEIIKMAMEG